The Bacillus sp. FJAT-27916 genomic interval AGCATCGCAGCTACCTGCTCGCTCCAGCGGTCCTTCCGTTTACCCCCAGTTCTCATATTATAGTAAGCGGAAATTGTTTCATCGTATTCTTTCAGCTGTTCTTTCTTATCCTCGTATTCATTTTCATGGAAGACCGCTTCAAATGGCAGACGAGGCTTAATGGCTGTATCCTGATCCGGATAACCGACCGCCATGCCGAATAAAGGAATGACTCTATCAGGAAGCTTGAGCAAATCTGACACCTTTTGAATTTCATTTCTAATTCCGCCTATGTAACAAATCCCAAGCCCCATCGATTCTGCCGCAATCGCTGCATTTTGTGCTGCGAGGGCTGCGTCAATGACTGCAACCATGAATTTCTCCATGAAATCAAGACTGCCTCCAAGGTCTACACCTGCCATATCAGCAGCCCTTTCATGTC includes:
- the nfsA gene encoding oxygen-insensitive NADPH nitroreductase, encoding MNETIELLLNHRSIRKFEDKALSKEQIEQIVRAAQSASTSSFVQAYSIIGISDPEKKRELAAFAGNQSYVEHNGYFYVFCADLNRHERAADMAGVDLGGSLDFMEKFMVAVIDAALAAQNAAIAAESMGLGICYIGGIRNEIQKVSDLLKLPDRVIPLFGMAVGYPDQDTAIKPRLPFEAVFHENEYEDKKEQLKEYDETISAYYNMRTGGKRKDRWSEQVAAMLTGKQREHMKEFVNRKGYANK